One stretch of Pseudomonas fluorescens Q2-87 DNA includes these proteins:
- the arcD gene encoding arginine-ornithine antiporter — translation MPQPIEKLRLGALVALVVGSMIGGGIFSLPQNMAARADAGAVLIGWLITAVGMLSLAFVFQTLANRKPGLDSGVYAYAKAGFGDYMGFSTAWGYWISAWMGNVGYFVLLFSTLGYFFPVFGQGNTPVAIACASALLWAVHGLVLRGIKEAAFINLVTTIAKVVPLVMFIVIAAIAFKAEIFTRDIWGAMNPDLGSVMDQVRHMMLITVFVFIGIEGASVYSARAQRRADVGRATVIGFVGVLALLVLVNVLSLGIMTQPELARLQNPSLAGVLEHIVGPWGALLVSLGLAVSLLGALLSWALLCAEILYATARDKTMPAFLTKENANHAPVNALWLTNGMIQLFLLITLFSEGTYTSLIYLSSSMILAPYLWSAAYAVLLCARGETYEQGSARRVKDLFVGGVALCYAVWLLYAGGVKYLLLSALLYAPGIILFAQAKREQRQPLFTHMEKGIFACVMAGAGMAAYGLYRGVLVL, via the coding sequence ATGCCGCAGCCGATTGAGAAATTGCGACTCGGGGCGCTGGTTGCGCTGGTGGTGGGATCGATGATTGGCGGTGGGATTTTTTCCTTGCCGCAAAACATGGCGGCTCGGGCCGATGCCGGTGCGGTACTGATCGGCTGGCTCATTACCGCCGTCGGCATGCTGTCCCTGGCTTTTGTGTTCCAGACCCTGGCCAACCGCAAGCCCGGGCTGGACTCGGGTGTCTACGCCTACGCCAAGGCCGGGTTTGGCGATTACATGGGCTTCTCGACCGCCTGGGGCTATTGGATCAGCGCCTGGATGGGCAATGTCGGCTACTTCGTGTTGCTGTTCAGTACCCTGGGCTATTTCTTTCCGGTGTTCGGCCAGGGCAACACGCCGGTGGCCATCGCTTGCGCGTCGGCGCTGCTGTGGGCGGTGCATGGGCTGGTGCTGCGGGGTATCAAGGAAGCCGCGTTCATCAACCTGGTGACCACCATCGCCAAAGTGGTGCCGCTGGTGATGTTCATCGTCATCGCCGCCATAGCGTTCAAGGCCGAGATATTCACCCGGGACATCTGGGGCGCGATGAACCCGGACCTGGGCAGCGTAATGGACCAGGTGCGCCACATGATGCTGATCACCGTGTTCGTGTTCATCGGCATCGAGGGCGCCAGCGTCTATTCAGCGCGGGCGCAACGGCGTGCGGACGTAGGGCGGGCGACGGTCATTGGATTCGTCGGGGTGTTGGCGTTGCTGGTACTGGTGAACGTGTTGTCGTTGGGCATCATGACCCAACCGGAACTGGCAAGACTGCAAAACCCGTCTCTGGCCGGTGTCTTGGAACACATCGTCGGGCCCTGGGGCGCGTTGCTGGTCAGCCTGGGTTTGGCGGTATCGTTGCTGGGGGCGCTGTTGTCCTGGGCGCTGCTGTGCGCTGAAATCCTCTATGCCACTGCCCGGGACAAGACCATGCCGGCGTTCCTGACCAAAGAGAATGCCAACCATGCCCCGGTCAATGCCCTGTGGTTGACCAACGGCATGATTCAACTGTTTTTGCTGATTACCCTATTCTCCGAAGGTACGTACACCAGCCTGATCTACCTGTCGTCGTCGATGATTCTGGCGCCGTACCTGTGGTCAGCGGCCTACGCGGTATTGCTTTGCGCCCGGGGTGAAACTTATGAGCAGGGCTCGGCCCGGCGCGTGAAGGACCTGTTCGTCGGTGGCGTCGCGCTGTGCTACGCGGTGTGGCTGCTGTACGCCGGTGGTGTGAAATACCTGCTGCTGTCGGCGCTGTTGTATGCGCCCGGGATCATCCTGTTCGCCCAGGCCAAGCGCGAGCAGCGGCAGCCCTTGTTCACCCATATGGAAAAGGGAATCTTTGCCTGCGTGATGGCGGGGGCGGGCATGGCGGCTTATGGTTTGTACCGCGGCGTGCTGGTGCTGTAG